A window of the Desulfovibrio sp. Fe33 genome harbors these coding sequences:
- a CDS encoding anti-phage dCTP deaminase — MDSAMKLDQARKGKTQKPYDKIIDRETNELVIAFCGAAGSGTTKIAERLGKELEEREYTVRHIQLSAIIKQHSTKSIHVNDHAERIQLLQQEGTGLRRKYGEDVLAMLAIQDIKLGREKTHPSTGILNDPTERRYATIIDSLKHPHEERLLRKVYGDMFYLFGVLCPEDIRIQRLQHEKGMSPSTAHTIIETDKSEEEKKGQQLLDTIHLSDFFFRNTDVDSKEIKASLVRFVDLILGANTITPTVEEYGMAIAYCSSLRSGCISRQVGAAIIKEGDVIATGRNDVPRYEGGLYTATDSPDGRCFRWGTETCRNDVKKKVMKQKMLELINEKLPEENALTEERFNRICKTVGINNIIEYSRAIHAEMDALTTLARTGSSGAKGATLLCTTYPCHNCARHIVAAGISRVFYIEPYEKSLATELHNDSISTADKPSNTPKKLEIVAFEGVGPTKYSRLFRQMDRKNEQTCGVEEINTRKSKPFLGHSLDRFTDYEAKIVEYLTEIKLDQKRLPD, encoded by the coding sequence ATGGACAGCGCAATGAAACTTGACCAAGCAAGAAAAGGCAAAACCCAAAAGCCGTATGACAAAATCATTGATCGAGAAACTAATGAGTTGGTTATTGCTTTTTGTGGCGCTGCGGGGAGTGGGACTACAAAAATAGCAGAGAGATTAGGAAAAGAACTAGAAGAGCGCGAATACACCGTTCGCCACATCCAACTCAGCGCCATTATCAAACAGCACTCAACAAAAAGCATTCATGTAAATGATCATGCCGAACGTATCCAACTACTTCAACAAGAAGGAACCGGTCTAAGGAGAAAATATGGAGAAGATGTCTTGGCAATGCTTGCTATCCAGGACATAAAGTTAGGTCGTGAGAAAACCCATCCATCTACTGGGATATTGAATGATCCAACAGAAAGGAGGTACGCGACGATAATTGATAGCCTCAAACATCCTCATGAAGAACGGCTTCTTAGAAAAGTATATGGCGATATGTTTTATTTATTTGGAGTGCTTTGTCCTGAAGATATTCGTATTCAGCGTCTACAGCACGAAAAAGGTATGAGCCCTTCAACAGCTCATACGATCATTGAAACGGACAAGTCAGAAGAAGAAAAAAAAGGACAGCAGCTACTCGACACAATTCATTTGTCCGATTTTTTCTTTCGAAACACCGACGTTGACAGCAAGGAAATAAAAGCAAGCCTTGTACGATTTGTAGATCTTATATTAGGTGCCAACACAATCACTCCCACCGTTGAAGAATACGGAATGGCGATAGCATATTGTTCATCCTTACGCTCAGGATGTATTTCAAGACAAGTCGGTGCTGCAATTATCAAGGAGGGGGACGTAATCGCGACAGGTAGGAATGATGTCCCTCGCTATGAAGGAGGCCTGTATACAGCAACAGATTCTCCCGATGGGCGTTGTTTTAGATGGGGGACTGAAACCTGTAGAAATGACGTAAAAAAGAAAGTCATGAAACAAAAGATGCTTGAGTTAATTAATGAAAAACTTCCAGAAGAGAACGCGTTAACGGAAGAAAGGTTTAATAGGATTTGTAAGACTGTTGGCATTAATAATATTATTGAATATTCAAGAGCTATTCATGCCGAAATGGATGCACTAACTACTCTAGCTAGAACGGGAAGCTCTGGAGCCAAAGGCGCTACTCTCCTGTGCACCACATACCCTTGTCACAATTGTGCGCGCCACATAGTCGCTGCGGGGATCAGTCGCGTCTTCTACATTGAACCATATGAGAAAAGCTTAGCAACAGAACTGCATAACGACTCCATCAGCACAGCCGACAAGCCATCTAACACGCCAAAAAAATTAGAAATTGTCGCATTTGAGGGAGTTGGTCCCACAAAATACTCAAGGCTTTTCCGACAAATGGACCGCAAAAACGAGCAAACCTGTGGTGTAGAAGAAATAAATACCAGAAAATCTAAACCTTTTTTAGGACACTCCCTCGACCGGTTTACCGATTACGAAGCAAAAATTGTCGAGTATCTTACCGAAATCAAACTTGACCAAAAAAGGTTGCCCGACTAG
- a CDS encoding LysR family transcriptional regulator translates to MEFRKIQMFVEVVRQQGFSRAAERLFTTQSTVSKAVRQLENELDSRLLERGARGVTLTDAGEVVFRRGKRLLAERGDMLRELDELRGLTRGTLVLGLPQIGASALFAPVFTEYRKRFPGVEIRLVEHGSDQLEEVLRAGGVELAASLLPVPEDFEWLPVRREPLVALLSPDHPQASLESMPLDRVRDVPFILFEDGFALNRIILGACRRRGFEPAVITKSSQIGFICKLAEAGLGVAFLPRLIAEERRGDAVRLVRLEEPYTDWDMAVIWRRGGYLSSAARAWLDVVRDLYGGGRSS, encoded by the coding sequence ATGGAATTTCGAAAGATTCAGATGTTTGTGGAAGTGGTTCGGCAGCAGGGATTTTCCCGTGCGGCCGAAAGGCTGTTCACCACCCAGTCGACGGTGAGCAAGGCTGTGCGCCAGTTGGAGAACGAGCTGGATTCCCGGCTGCTGGAACGTGGAGCGCGGGGCGTGACGTTGACCGACGCGGGCGAGGTGGTCTTCCGCCGGGGCAAGCGGCTTCTTGCCGAACGGGGCGACATGCTTCGCGAGTTGGACGAGTTGCGCGGCCTGACCAGGGGCACCCTTGTGCTCGGCCTGCCGCAGATCGGGGCCAGCGCGCTGTTCGCGCCGGTGTTCACCGAGTACCGCAAGCGGTTTCCCGGCGTGGAGATACGGCTGGTGGAGCACGGCAGCGATCAGTTGGAGGAAGTCCTGCGGGCCGGCGGTGTGGAGCTGGCCGCTTCCCTGCTGCCCGTGCCCGAGGATTTCGAGTGGCTGCCGGTTCGCAGGGAGCCGCTCGTGGCCTTGCTTTCGCCCGACCATCCCCAGGCGAGCCTGGAATCCATGCCCCTGGACCGCGTGCGGGACGTGCCGTTTATCCTCTTCGAGGACGGGTTCGCCTTGAACCGGATTATCCTGGGGGCGTGCCGCCGCCGGGGATTCGAGCCTGCGGTCATCACCAAGAGCAGCCAGATCGGTTTTATCTGCAAGCTCGCCGAGGCGGGGCTGGGCGTGGCCTTTTTGCCGCGGCTCATCGCGGAGGAGCGGCGCGGCGACGCCGTGCGCCTCGTTCGTCTGGAGGAGCCGTACACGGACTGGGACATGGCCGTGATCTGGCGCAGGGGCGGCTATTTGTCCAGCGCGGCCCGGGCGTGGCTGGACGTGGTCCGCGA
- a CDS encoding virulence RhuM family protein, translating to MAELFQVSIPTINEHLKNLFADGELAEGAVVRNFRITASDGKEYLTKHYSLDAIIAVGYRVRSSVGVQFRRWATERLREYMVKGFTMDDERLKNPGGWDYFDELLERIRTIRASEKRFYQKVRDLFSQTSADYDGNSETAQTFFKTIQNKMLFAITGKTAAEIVMTRADAAQPNMGLTSFKGDVVRKGDVVTSKNYLQQDELAKLDRLVTMFLDHAEDRAEKRQRITMQQWVEIADKFLEFNEWEVLTNAGTVSHKQAEKHAHGEYKAFNEARRQRELEEAEIEAERDFEELVKGIERKGD from the coding sequence ATGGCTGAGCTCTTCCAGGTTTCGATTCCCACGATCAACGAGCACCTGAAGAACCTGTTCGCAGACGGGGAGCTGGCTGAAGGGGCAGTTGTTAGGAATTTCCGAATAACTGCTTCGGACGGGAAAGAGTACCTGACCAAGCACTACAGCCTGGATGCCATCATTGCTGTGGGCTACCGCGTCCGCTCGTCCGTGGGCGTCCAATTCCGTCGATGGGCTACCGAACGGTTGCGGGAGTACATGGTCAAAGGCTTCACCATGGACGACGAGCGGCTGAAGAATCCTGGCGGCTGGGATTACTTCGATGAGCTGCTTGAGCGCATCCGGACGATCCGGGCCTCGGAGAAACGATTCTACCAGAAGGTCAGGGATCTGTTCTCGCAGACCAGCGCCGACTATGACGGCAACTCAGAAACCGCCCAGACTTTTTTCAAAACCATCCAGAACAAGATGCTCTTCGCCATCACCGGCAAGACCGCCGCAGAAATCGTGATGACGCGGGCCGACGCCGCCCAGCCCAACATGGGCCTGACGAGCTTCAAAGGGGATGTCGTCCGCAAAGGCGATGTGGTTACTTCCAAGAACTATTTACAACAAGATGAACTCGCCAAGCTGGACCGGCTGGTGACCATGTTCCTGGATCACGCCGAGGATCGTGCCGAAAAGCGGCAACGCATCACCATGCAGCAGTGGGTTGAGATCGCCGATAAATTCCTTGAGTTCAATGAATGGGAGGTGCTGACCAACGCGGGTACGGTCTCTCATAAGCAGGCCGAGAAGCACGCCCATGGCGAGTACAAGGCGTTTAATGAGGCTCGTAGGCAACGGGAGCTGGAAGAGGCTGAAATCGAAGCCGAGCGGGATTTTGAGGAGTTGGTGAAGGGGATTGAGCGGAAAGGCGATTAG
- a CDS encoding LrgB family protein, which translates to MNDASFWTGTVAQACGWSLLTIGLYFAVKRVYRRWGRWWQMPLALTPLLVIGVVLALHVPYRDYYHSTGWLIVLLGPATVAFAVPIYEQRQLIRRYWAILGAGMLVGTATAILTSWAFASLLGIDGALRLSLLPRSISTPFAMDVSRDIGGTADLTAVFVVITGVLGSILGEFMVARLPLRSPLSRGAMLGVAAHAAGTAKAHEIGAEEGSVAGLLMILVGMLNVFGATIFAALS; encoded by the coding sequence ATGAATGATGCTTCATTCTGGACCGGCACCGTGGCGCAGGCCTGCGGCTGGTCCCTGCTGACCATAGGCCTGTATTTCGCCGTCAAACGCGTCTATCGGCGATGGGGACGCTGGTGGCAGATGCCCCTGGCCCTGACCCCGTTGCTGGTCATCGGCGTCGTACTGGCGTTGCACGTTCCCTATCGCGACTACTACCATTCCACGGGCTGGCTCATCGTGCTTCTCGGCCCGGCCACCGTGGCCTTCGCTGTTCCCATTTACGAGCAGCGGCAACTGATACGCCGCTACTGGGCCATACTCGGCGCGGGCATGTTGGTGGGCACGGCCACGGCCATCCTGACAAGCTGGGCCTTCGCCTCCCTGCTCGGCATCGACGGGGCGCTGCGCCTTAGCCTGCTGCCGCGGTCCATCAGCACCCCGTTCGCCATGGACGTTTCCCGCGACATCGGCGGCACGGCCGACCTGACCGCCGTCTTCGTGGTCATCACCGGCGTGCTCGGCTCCATCCTCGGCGAGTTCATGGTCGCCCGCCTCCCCCTGCGATCCCCCCTGTCGCGAGGGGCCATGCTCGGCGTGGCCGCCCACGCCGCAGGCACGGCCAAGGCGCACGAAATCGGGGCCGAAGAAGGCTCCGTGGCCGGTCTTCTCATGATTCTCGTCGGGATGCTCAACGTCTTCGGCGCAACCATCTTCGCCGCCCTGAGCTAG
- a CDS encoding CidA/LrgA family protein has translation MSTRTIAVPFRRKFHHSRLAQVGLLFAVWLASEGFVRALHIPIPSGIIGMFIVYVLLAWHKVSPLSLRRGAQWYLGEMLLFFIPAVPAVTAHPEFFGLLGLKILAVIFLGTLSVMSATAMTVDLFYRWRVRHE, from the coding sequence ATGAGTACACGCACCATAGCCGTTCCGTTCCGTAGAAAATTCCACCACAGCCGGCTGGCCCAGGTAGGGCTGCTTTTCGCAGTCTGGCTGGCCAGCGAAGGATTCGTCCGGGCCCTCCACATTCCCATTCCCTCGGGCATTATCGGCATGTTCATCGTGTACGTCCTGCTGGCCTGGCACAAGGTCAGCCCACTGAGCCTGCGCCGGGGCGCGCAGTGGTATCTCGGCGAGATGCTCCTGTTCTTCATCCCCGCCGTGCCCGCCGTCACCGCGCATCCGGAGTTCTTCGGCCTGCTCGGTCTCAAGATCCTGGCCGTCATATTCCTGGGCACGCTGTCCGTGATGAGCGCCACGGCCATGACCGTCGATCTGTTTTATCGTTGGAGAGTTCGTCATGAATGA